The Thunnus maccoyii chromosome 24, fThuMac1.1, whole genome shotgun sequence DNA window GCATCTGCCTAGCTAGCATCTACCGCTAGCATCTACCGCTAGCCAGGCTATGAGGCGTTTAGGGAAcatcggtaaattgtagcatctaccGCTACCGTTAGCCGgcatgtgaggcatttagggaacatcggtaaattgtagcatctaccACGAGCCTGCGCATGAAGCGTTTAGGGAACATCTGCAAATTGTAGCATCTACTGATAGTCTGCATCAAGAGACAGTCcactgaaatcatatttttctcttttaaatcatttagcAGTGACTTTTACAGTGGTTTACTTTAGGATCAGGTTTAGTAATAATTCCAATCAGTTTCCACTATATATTAACACTGTTTACTACAAAGAACACTATAGTCTTATGACTTGAAAGTTCACTAACATTGTTCAAATGGTCTGGAAAGGATGCAAAAACTCAATCACATATTCCTTCACACGCACAATTTCTCCAGTTCTGTCAAAATCATCTGCCTTGAAATGACAGCTAAAGAGAAGTGTAGTGCCATTTGGCTCAAAATCCTTCCATCTGACAGCTATGGCCAAGCTAAGGCTGGGCGATGtaaccaaaatctcatatcccgatATAGGTAATTTCATATTCTGATAATGATAGCTATCCCGATGTAACATATTTTAATTCAGTGAATAAATAGATGgtccattgtgtgtgtgtgtgcagcgcaGCAAAGGAGAGACAAACAGCGGTGAAGAGTTGATGACAACttgttacattactgtaagtgcaataaaagctttgtgagtaaaaagccaagaagtgtaatttatcaatgtaatccgTGCAAAAGATGAATGTGATTTGAATCACAACGAaatagagcataatatgaagAGATCACATCGTCACATGATATAGATTGTCATAGaatgtttgacaaaaacaaggCCATCTCAAGATGACTGAATTATGCAGCCAGTGCATTAAACTAGTAGCATAAATATGACTTACTATATCTAGCTAAtttaagctaatgttagctaatgtgtATAATCTCATGAGCACAAACACATTCCAGCTGATCATTTTCTTAAAgtaaattatacaaataatgAGGTCACTGTTAAGCCTACAGTGctgaacttttacatataaatgaacgtaAATCTCATGTCGGGTGTGACATTCCCACGTTGGCTGTTTGACCAttaatcatgtggctcttcttgactttccaaatgttaatggaccaaatggatcaaattctgatagtgaaacaagtgaTTTCATTGTgatactcaaaacaatttatccactgttaaACAGTTGCAACATTAGGTTATGGCCAGTATGTACTGCATGTGAGTAGTTTAGGGAACATCGGTAATTTGATGCCTTTTTAAAGACATCAGAGTGTTATTTAAGGTGTAAAAAAGTAACACAACAcaaatgctgtgtttttgtgtcagaaACTTTGTAAAAGTTACTCCCCCtcttctttaatttatttgttgatgtattgtctcaaaatataaaaagtgacatttaacttGTTGAGTGGTGTGAAGACATTATTATCAGGCCTCAATAATCAGGCAAGCAATGAGACTTTTAAAATGGGCAATTAGTAACTTGATTCCTGATTATGaagtttatttctctgtaattaGTAATTTCTGGTGcctacaattaaaaaaaaaagacatttaggAAGTTTAGTTCAAAGTTGGACTGATCTgctaaaattataaataaattggTCAGAATGTAAATGGTTTAAAAATTTACTTCATTTTACTGACCTGCAGATGTTAGACAGAAACTAGTTGGAAATTAAGCTGCAACAACTCACATACTTACCATGAAATTACCATGAAATTCAAGGTAAATGTTGGGATAATTTGTAGGCTAATTTCAAAGAAATTTTAAAGAAGTTACTTGGTAATTATCACCTAATTACCATGAAGTTTTCAGagctgtaaaatgaagtgttaccaAAACCTGTAAAATCATCTGTGgtattaaaaaaatcaacaacctaaacaaaagaaaacaatataatcTGCATGAAAAGTAATTCTCTACTGCTGAAATTTAGTAAAAACTGGTTTGACAAATCATATCAGAAGAGACAATCCTACACAGGTTTAATGTTTATCCTCTAATatcattcacattttaaatgttcatcGGATGAACAGGTTGATGaatcctgacctgagagtttccagtgtacagtgtggactctccagtccagcagacagcagcttcactcctgaattcTGCAAGTTGTTGTTACTGaggtcaagctctctcagacaagaggactgggagctgagaactgaggacagagctgcacagcttctctctgagaggttacagtcagtcagcctggagaggaaatataaagaaaaaaagtaagaagttctttatttttctctcctgttaAAAAGATAGCagaatatttaaataatgacaaatgaatTCAACTATCTGTGTacttacagagctttgttggaggctttgaccactggcagcagcctcagaagagcctcctctgaagcagagtatttcttcaaGTCAAACAcgtccagatctttttctgatgacagtaagatgaagaccagagctgaccactgagcaggagacagtttatctgtggagagacttcctgaTCTCAGGTACTGTTGGATCTCCTTCACTAGAGAAcgatcattcagttcattcagacagtggaacagattgatgcttctctctgcagacagattcTCACTGATTTTCTTCTTGATGTACTCAATTGTTTTCTGATTGGTCTGTGcactacttcctgtctgtgtcagcagacctcgtaggagagtctgattggtcttcagtgaaagacccaggaggaagcggaggaacaagtccaggtcTCCATTTGGTCTCTGTAACGCCTCATCCACAGCACTCTGGCAGAAACGTgtctgttcagtttttttttctttaaagatttTAGACcaccaggatttttttttttcttctagcagattgactccagagttgatgaatgtcagatggacatgaagagcagccagaaactcctgaacactcagatggACAAAGCAGAACACCGTTTCTTTAAACATCCCACAGTCCTCCtctttaaagatctgtgtgaacactcctgagtacaCTGAGGCTTCTCTGATATCgatgccacactctgtcaggtctgattcatagaagatcaggttgcctttctgcagctgctcaaaagccagttttcccagagactcaatcatcttcctgctctctggactccagtgtggatctgtctcagctcctccattaTACTTGATGTTCTTCACTTTAGACTGAAGCACCACGAGACGGAGGTACAGCTCCGTCAGACTTGCAGGcagctcttctctctctctactcttcATGGTCCactccagaactgtagcagtgatccagcagaagactgggatgtggcacatgatgtggaggcttcgtgatgtcttgatgtgggagatgatggTGCTAGCCTGCTTCTTATCACTGAATCttttcctgaagtactcctccttctgtgggtcagtgaaccctctgacctctgtcaccatgccgacacactcaggagggatctgattggctgctgcaggtcgtgtggttatccagaggcgagcagagggaagcattttccccctgatgaggtttgtcagcagcacatccactgaggtggactctgtaacatcagtcaggatctcattgttgtggaagtccagaggagggcgacactcatccagaccgtcaaagatgaacacaacctggaactcttcaaacctgcagattcctgcttctttggtttcagtgaagaagtgatgaacaagttccaccaagctgtactttttctctttcagcacattcagctctctgaaagtgaagggaaatgtgaagtgtatgtcctggttggctttgtcttcagcccagtccagagtgaacttctgtgttaagactgttttcccaatgccagccactccctttgtcatcactgttctgattggttcatctcttccaggtgaggctttaaaaatgtcttcttgtctgattgttgtttctggtctgtctggtttcctggatgctgtttcaatctgtctgacctcatgttcatcattgacctctgcagtccctccctctgtgatgtagagctctgtgtagatctgattcagaagggttttctgcttctttctgtttcctgctttagcaatcccctcaaacacacactggaacttctCCTTCAGGTTAGACTTCAGTTTGCGCTGGCACTGAGCAAGAATCTCtgaatgaataaacaacaatagACAGAAATGAGAAGATGttatagaaaatatgaatcataaaaatattttcatataagTGTGGTTTAAGTTTCACAGTATTATGGAAAGATCATTGAATAATATTCAACAAGCAGAGGGTCTGTTTAGGTGCCAGTATAGTTAATCAGAACTGCTTGTAGGATGGTTGAACATGGTTGAATGTTTCCAGCATCAGAACTATTGTTAGAACTTTTAATTGTTCTGAACCTGATGAtccagggttagggttactttACACAGTGATTGCTCAGGTTTGTGGAGGAGAGAAACTTCTCTCTCAGGCTTCCTTTTTAAATTCATTGCACAgctacttctgtcacttttctgtGCGTGCAACACCATAAATCCCCTCCAGAAGACACTTCCTGGGAATGTTCACCTTTATCCCCAAATTTAAACAGTTATCATGTCTCCCCCTCATTCTATGGAGACCTGcaacacaaagactggaaacaaggggaaacagctagcctggttgATGTCCAAAGGTAACGTATGCTGTTTCAACTACAGGAACTCAACGTGTATCCATTGTTACTGGTTCTGCTTGTGTTTCCACTGTTCTCCCCTCACTTTGAGGATGAGCTGCTGAACCTAAATGATATTTAATACAAGTTCAGGTTCTCTCAGAGGAAGGAATGCAACAGCTGGTTTAACGCAGGAATTAATAATACAGCACATGAGTTTAGACAAACATTGCAGGGAAGTTAGTTTCAGTGTACAGTATACTCTGCCTACTGTCACAACTCCACACAGTTGACCAATCAGGGTGTAAAGTGGATgtgattgttggttttggagCAGTTCAACAAAAATTGTTGGACTTCGCCCTCTAGAGGAGCTCTGACTATCCAACAAGTGCTTCAGCTGGAGCACACTGAAGCCTTAAGAACCATTCACACTTGGACTCATGGGACTCTAACGACTGACAGGCAGATGGAATAATGACCCACATGTGGCTTAATAATGGTgagttcagacagaacacaaagtGAATTTTTCACGCAGCGCGTATCGCTGGGCTTTATGAATGTATTGAAcgtacagagaggagagagaaaaaggagagaaactgGAGGGAATTAATAGAAAGAACCAGAGTTCCTgctgagttctgagttcagtcagaggctgaactaaacacaaacacacagaggcacactCCCAAAGACACGGTTGGTGTGTCTGTTGCTAGCTGGCTAACAGCTAATGTACAGCTGGTATTTTGGCTGTTGggtcaaataaacacaaatgatccagCAGTAAATCTTGTGCGAGTAACACAAGGTGAAAATTGGCTTTGTGTTGTGTCTAAACACAGCTTTAAGGTGTAAACAGCCCTGCAGAGGTTAAACACCTGTGACTTCCCACCAGTCAGTCAGAAATAAAGAAGACTTTTGGATGAGAGAAGAAACACTTTGAAGAATCTAAAACAAGTCCACTGACTGTTGACTGAGCACTTCTAAATATCTTTgtaacatcacatttttaatctttctaTGACTTACCTGAAGGATCTGAGATGGTATTTGACAAACGTTCCAATAGATCATTCTGATTGATCTTCCCCAAAATCATTCTGGTCACTTTAATAGTGTTAATACAGTAGTTCTTGACCATCAGATCCACTGTGTCCATTCTGTCTGCATTTTCCAGTCGACTCTTTGGGATTGTTTTGAAACCTTCAAGCTCCCCACGCTGACACAGGTACCACTTGAATTTTTTAAAGTCATCAGCTCGCAAATCCTCCAAACACTCCAAGAGGACCTCCGTAGGTGTCGCCATCTTTTGTCCTGCTAAGATCTGAAAGGTATGACAAAAATTTGTATTTGATTAACAGTTTCACAGTTAACTTACTGGATTAGCAACACTGAAGTATTGAttgatattattaaaaatagaaCTGGAAAAGCAGGTTATCCAACCTATTTCCTGACAAAGCACAATACAACTTTTAATGAAATAGATTTAGCTGCAGAtgaatttaatgattttttgttAATATTGGACCTAATTTAGCTTAAGGAGATTATTAAGCCTAGCAGTAAAGATGATGTGGAAAGTAAAACTgttaatgtaaataaacaatCCATGTTAATAAGGGGAACAGATGAAATGATTGacattgttaaaacatttaagagtAAGAAGTCTACAGACTGGGATGGAATTGACTGACTATGGTTAAATATTATTGAGTGTGTGGTGAAACCACTGACACATATTGTCATTGTCCTGTCACAGTCCTGTCTGgtctcattgtgttttctgggttttggttgtctgtttgctctgtgtgtccctcctgtgttcctgtactcctccccagcctgcttttccctccacacctgtcctgcatcagcctcatcagccctgccctgTTCCATTTGttctcccagccaatcagctcccttcCTGTTCTCCTGCCTAGTCACCTGTTCCCTGTTCCCTCGTtagttctgtctgtatttaagtccagttttcagttcagtcattGTTGAATAGTCTGTTCATTCTGCCTGTTCCTGAGCTACAGTTGTTGTTAAGTTTCAATAAATATCTGTGCTTCAGatcctgtctgcctgctgtctcTTGTACTTGGGTCCACCTGCCTTCACTCCATCATGACAGAACGATTCAAACAATAATGGACCCAGtggataaatatatataataaatgattaaaacgaTATATGGTCATAAAAGGTAAGAAGTTCTACTTTTACACCATCAAACTAGTTGGAAACATCACATGATCATTTATAACAGTAGTTAAAGCAAGGGCGTAGGTTTGGTTTAACTCTGGTAGGGACATTTGATGTTGGACGGTGtaaataattgtgtgtgtgtacttgctctctatcactcttttctctttcatagaaacatgttcacacacacataaagagcctgactctgctaaatgtttactttactcAATATGCATTTACTGACTGACCTGAAACTGGACTGTATCATGATGTTTTCTCtgatctttacattttattttattgatcaactacttaactataaatctgagaccaaacctaacatttaaaatgaacatatagactgtcacaataaatgtgtagaaacctgtaggtaatgtgctgctctgtaactcGCTGCTGTaggttttcaaacctcacctgagattctgtccttctttcattccttcttttaattaaacaacatgtctgtgcaacaatcacaaattagcAAACAACACCTAAcgcctgaaattaaatataatatcaaatgatcttagttttgtccagtAAAGTCGCTTTGATTCTGTGACGTTTGGAACATTTAAACTATAAACACTAACTGCTTCAGATTCTCCACCTCACTGACTCCactaatgctgctgctgctgttagtcAACAATGTGTACagcttgaagttgagggttgccagatcatcaggtcCAGTATCCTccatatcctgctctttcactctttatcataatatCACTCTtgttgcagaaaacacacaaacctgtcaactctgcagagatcttacTGTTAATATTACGTCCAGTTAAAACAGCTGGATTGTTAGAGATCAGTGAAAATATTGGTTGGGACAATCCAGCAACACCTTCCTCACCCAAATCTACACCCATGAGTTAAAGCAACATCTTAATAGAAAGTTGTGTGAAAGGTGTGGAGCACAGGACAGTGAGGTTAATCTCCTGGTGGAAGCACCATCCAGTTGTTTATTGATAGATTGGAGCACACTGACCTGTATGTCGGTGGTGTTCAGGTCCTCGGTGTCGGTGGATGAGTCCGGTGGTCTAGTTGTCCGGGttcttgttttcctcctccaTTATACacttgttatttatttattgatgttgtCCTCCTGAACTTCCTCTGCCTGAGTAAAACCAATAAAAAGATGATAAAGAAGTGAACGTTTGTCTGTAACTGCTTCTctaaatctgtctgtctgaactcTGTGACTCTTCGGCTCCGTTCACCTCAACGTCCTCTTTGTTCATAATGTTCTGTATTATTGCTGTAAATGAATGATTCTATATTCAGATCATTGTTGACTAATTGTGAATTGTTTGCTGTTAGTTGCTGATGTTTCCAGTATACTGTGGGTGTTACTGGGTCATTACTGGTAAAGTCTCCTCCTAGCGTTAGAatctacactgtaaaaactCCCCTACTGGAAACGCTACTAAATATTCTTTGAACTAGTGAAATTTGATCACTTCGAGCAAGAAAATCTGCCAAAAATGACTTAAGAAGTTTTCTTGAAACGAGCATAAAAATGTAGCCGCTATCAAACATGATCTAACCTTAAAACTAGttttaaaattagatttaaGCCTGTTTGGCTTCATATTAGAAATGAACTGTCAGAAATTCAAGTTAAAGATGCTTGAAACCAGATTATTTGTCTGTAAAGTCACCTCAGTTTATGAGTTTATGAGTTGTGGCGTCTTAAACACTTTGAATCCACTTTTCAGACTTGTTTCTTGTCAGCTGGAGCTGAAAATAGACTGAATACCTTACTAAGACAAATGAAGAGCAGTTACCTTGAAACAAGTCTAATAACCTGCAGTGCAGATGCTGCCTGACAGGAGTATTTGTCTTTGAGGAGAAACAATAAGGTTTAATCATCCTAAAATAAGATATTAGAACTTTCTTGAATTTCCTTTTTTGCAGTGCAGAAGTCAGATGTAAAAAGCTGATGAGTCAGCAGTTAGTGAAGGAAGCAGGTCGTCCTGCTGTTAGTTTGGCTCCATGCAGCTTTTTGAACCTTAATTTGGACCTTTTGGAATATTTGGATTCCAGTGAGGAAGAAAAACTGATATTAGAGGAGAAATAACTctattattgtattaatacCTTGATGATCATTAATCCACACTGTAAAAAGCCCTTCAGTGGCAATGTCCATATAACttaattataaaatgtatatatttttttttacaatacatTGATTTTGTCTTCTTTTACTGTCTACTTGAGTCACAGAGAAGTAAAAAGTGTGGCTGTTTTAGTCACTTATAATTTTCTATCATAAATTTGATTTCCTGGTACTTTACAACAAACTGATTTCACAAAACTTAGTTTAAGGACTTTCTGAATAAGTAAATCCCGACCCGCCCAATTGGAACCAGTCTGAACTTGTTCTCCCACAAGGCTGCAAGAGTACCTGCCTGGCTTTTTCATCGACAAACTACACAACTTGTAAGAAATCATTTTCTATGTAATGCTTAAGTGTGCGTTTTCCTCCTTGCGATGCCATAAGGTGTTTCAAAATGTGCACGAAGCTCAAACAGTTAACGTACCGTCAAAATGCCGATTTTTAGTCAAATATGGCTTCTACGTGTTGGGTTTTACAACAAATGACATATCCTTTTTATTTACAAGTTTATAATTCATTGACACCGCCGCCATGTCTGTAAGATGGCGGAGTCAGTCCTATGAAAGTCTCCGTGTGTGATGCAACTGCTCAGCCCGCCATCACCTCAGTGCAGCCCCGTGTAGTAACGTTTAGTTACCCGAGTGTGTTGCAGCCAGTCTGTCGGTCATAAGTGGTCTGTGTTGTGTGCTGGACTGTGTGCATCCTTAATATGTAAGTGCGAATGCACTAATTATGTCAGACTCTCTCTAACAGGGGTTAGGGGCTCTCCGGGGCTCAGCCCGGCACAATCCGCTCTGCTCTGTCccgctctcacacacacacacacctgcgtGGGATTGATGTCAGgtggataaaatgttttttggtttttgctgtgtttctgtcgCCGTGCTCCACAGTGCATCGCTTTTCTTCTGTGTTCCCGCTCTGCTCCTACAGCGCTGAGTGCTGTCTGCTGCAGGTTATACACTGATTAGGTATAAGTTCCTGATATGTTACTTCAAAtgactaatgataataataactatCACTTTATTGACTGTGGCTGGGATGTAATTTTTTGTAGAATATTTTCATATGGTCATCTTGAGTTCTTTCACTTGTGTTGCTTCTTCAGGAGACATTCAGATCAACGCAGAGGACCAATTCAGCCTCCCCCACCAAGTTCTGTCAATGACTACACATCAGGTAAGCAGTTATATCAATCAGATTAATGTCAAGGTTTTAGAGGTTTATGCAgtacatgtttttgtgtcaaaCTGTTGAGAAATATACAGGACATCTAGTAGCACTGATGTTACTATTAAAAAAAGGGAGTTTGTCActtgtttaacattttagtttaaaaatgtaGTAAGAAGACACTGTCAAGAATTCCCTGATACTTAGGCCTAGTGGGGGTCATTATAGGCCAGTGGGTCATCCGTGATCTGCTGCAGCCCTAATAGAAGCACCAATATATGGGAGCATTCTTTTGTTAAATTATTACGTAGTTAAGGCGGGAGGCGTGTGTTGTCAAGCCAGCCGCCTTAAATATAAAGTGCTGAAACACTGTTATCCATCTAGAGCTCTCTATCTATCAGCATCTGATTCAAAACTCATGACTTCTCTTTACTTGTATGAAACAATTTCTTAATGTCTGTTCTTGTTTGTTGCACCGGGAAATAGCAGAGACCAGAGCACATGAAGACCTGAAGACACACAGTGTGAGGATCTACGTTTGCCATGAGCCAGATGCAGTGGAATCATAATCGAGGGAATCCCTGTGCTGAAATCTCCCGACAATCTgaccagaggatgaatctcCAGTACCCAGCGAGACTTCACAAAACCTTTGAGGTCTTTCAAAGACTGTTTGTTGGAATTGACACTCAAAACCACCCAAAACCATCCCCCAGGTTCATGAGCCTCAAAAACAAGCTTCTAGCATAGACAGTCAAACGTGATTCAAATGACAAACATCCctgcagattttatcagctgtttcCAATAAATGTTAATTAGGTGAGTTGTTCAAACTGTAAAGTGAAACCTGTCTGTTGTCTGCtgacaaaaaagataaaattacTTAAATATTGTTATTAGAATTGTACTAATGACTTTAGTAAAATGAGtccaaacacaaagagggacagAGAAGCAGAGTGAAGCTATTTCAACAATATTTCCAACACATGGAGGCTGTTAGCTCACTGTCATTCTTCATCCTCCCACCAGATGGAGTCAAAGTCaacaaagcttcaaatcttACACATAGTGTCTGTAAGAACATTGATCAGATCATTAGTGTCTGGATCAATGATTGAAAATGACACTGCAGGCTGATGTGTGTTGTGGGTTTGTGTTAGTTGACGACGTATCATCTCTGGTTACAGAGAGTTGAAGTGCTGGGAGTCAGCAgatatcacaaacacaaacagcagatacATCAGTGAGCCCACTTTTCTGCCCTTTCTGTGCTCAAACTGATTATTAAAGTCAAACTGGATGAACATGAAGCATCTGATACTAATAGtcaacagctgtgtgtgatAACTTGTATTTTATGCATAATGATGACAGCCTGCAGGTGCTGCAGCTCTTCTATTCTGCTTCACTGTCTTAAAAATATATGATGTTTCAAATCCATTAAAGTCATGATTGAGCCCAAGCCTGAAGGAAACTGAGatgtattattttgtccatatctTCCAGCCCTAACTGATGGATTATGTAATAATAGTGTGAGTCAGAGAAAGCTGCCATCAGCTGCTGTACTTCTACTATCagtccactagatggcgtcaTGAAGCTGCAGTGAAGTGAAGAGCAGCACACATGATGCATGGAGGAAGATTTACATCCACTGACTCACACTGACTgaatttcattcatattcagtCAATTCAACACCAATAAACAACATGTCAATAGTTTCAGTTATCTATTAGTTCTCTTTGATGTTGTTGTCACATTAGTAGTGCACAtgacgcacaaacacaaatgtattaaatgattaGAATCAGGGCTCATTTACTTTGATATGACttcttttacagtaaatacaaacttgttaaacagcagcagatgttaGATCTTAACTGCTGTCAGACATTTAACAACAcagataaaatgtcatttgGTGTAAAGTGAAACTATTTTATAGCCTTTTTTAATTGAGTAGTTTAATGTTGATCAAATTGTGGATAAAGCCGACAGTGTTTTAATGTGGTGATGGTACACGTGAACTTCTGAGAGAAACTCAGTGGTTACAGATGAACTCTGATTACAAAGATATATGAagcaataaatacacacatcatcAGCTCCTGTCTAACTGCATATACCAATAATAAGTCCTTATAAAGCAAGAACACAAGTGGACTGTATGCATGTTATTGTAGCAACATTGAACTTGATGACGTCCTCTGACTGTCCCTCCACATCAGTCAATAcaatacatttgatttaaagCTTCCACAGGAAACAGTAGCAGGCCTATACTGTAGTGTCTGACTTTACGCTGCTGGAAACAACCTTAAAAAAGTAGATTTAGTTTGATTTGTGAGAGCTGAAGAAAGGAAATAATCATCAG harbors:
- the LOC121892393 gene encoding NLR family CARD domain-containing protein 3-like: MNKEDVEVNGAEERKTRTRTTRPPDSSTDTEDLNTTDIQILAGQKMATPTEVLLECLEDLRADDFKKFKWYLCQRGELEGFKTIPKSRLENADRMDTVDLMVKNYCINTIKVTRMILGKINQNDLLERLSNTISDPSEILAQCQRKLKSNLKEKFQCVFEGIAKAGNRKKQKTLLNQIYTELYITEGGTAEVNDEHEVRQIETASRKPDRPETTIRQEDIFKASPGRDEPIRTVMTKGVAGIGKTVLTQKFTLDWAEDKANQDIHFTFPFTFRELNVLKEKKYSLVELVHHFFTETKEAGICRFEEFQVVFIFDGLDECRPPLDFHNNEILTDVTESTSVDVLLTNLIRGKMLPSARLWITTRPAAANQIPPECVGMVTEVRGFTDPQKEEYFRKRFSDKKQASTIISHIKTSRSLHIMCHIPVFCWITATVLEWTMKSREREELPASLTELYLRLVVLQSKVKNIKYNGGAETDPHWSPESRKMIESLGKLAFEQLQKGNLIFYESDLTECGIDIREASVYSGVFTQIFKEEDCGMFKETVFCFVHLSVQEFLAALHVHLTFINSGVNLLEEKKKSWWSKIFKEKKTEQTRFCQSAVDEALQRPNGDLDLFLRFLLGLSLKTNQTLLRGLLTQTGSSAQTNQKTIEYIKKKISENLSAERSINLFHCLNELNDRSLVKEIQQYLRSGSLSTDKLSPAQWSALVFILLSSEKDLDVFDLKKYSASEEALLRLLPVVKASNKALLTDCNLSERSCAALSSVLSSQSSCLRELDLSNNNLQNSGVKLLSAGLESPHCTLETLRSGFINLFCCSDPPPPFRLQPTGDRWLTPGLRKYFCRLTLDPNTANRKLKLSDNNRKVTNVKEDQSYPDHPDRFDVCRQLLCRNDLTGRCYWEVEWRGNVYISVSYRGINRKGNGEDCWFGRNDQSWSLFCSDDRYSVWHNKRETSISSSSSSISSSSSSVSNRVGVYVDCPAGPLSFYRVSSDTLIHLHTFNTTFTQPLCAGFTVWSGSVSL